A stretch of Mastomys coucha isolate ucsf_1 unplaced genomic scaffold, UCSF_Mcou_1 pScaffold3, whole genome shotgun sequence DNA encodes these proteins:
- the Asf1a gene encoding histone chaperone ASF1A yields the protein MAKVQVNNVVVLDNPSPFYNPFQFEITFECIEDLSEDLEWKIIYVGSAESEEYDQVLDSVLVGPVPAGRHMFVFQADAPNAGLIPDADAVGVTVVLITCTYRGQEFIRVGYYVNNEYTETELRENPPVKPDFSKLQRNILASNPRVTRFHINWEDNTEKLEDAESSNPNLQSLLSTDALPSASKGWSTSENSLNVMLESHMDCM from the exons atGGCAAAGGTTCAGGTGAACAATGTAGTGGTGCTGGATAACCCGTCGCCTTTCTACAACCCGTTCCAGTTCGAGATCACCTTCGAGTGCATCGAGGACCTGTCTGAAG ACTTGGAGTGGAAAATTATCTATGTGGGCTCTGCAGAAAGTGAAGAATACGATCAAGTTTTAGACTCTGTTTTAGTGGGTCCTGTTCCTGCAGGAAGGCATATGTTTGTGTTTCAG GCTGATGCACCGAATGCAGGGCTCATCCCAGATGCAGACGCAGTGGGGGTAACAGTTGTGCTGATTACTTGCACCTACCGAGGTCAAGAATTTATTAGAGTTGGCTACTATGTAA ATAATGAATATACTGAAACAGAATTACGGGAAAACCCACCAGTAAAACCAGACTTTTCTAAG CTTCAAAGGAATATTTTGGCATCTAATCCCAGAGTTACAAGATTCCACATTAACTGGGAAGATAACACAGAAAAACTGGAAGATGCAGAGAGCAGTAACCCAAATCTACAGTCCCTTCTTTCAACAGATGCATTACCTTCAGCGTCAAAGGGATGGTCCACGTCAGAAAACTCACTCAATGTTATGTTAGAATCCCACATGGACTGCATGTGA